In a single window of the Ancylobacter polymorphus genome:
- the radC gene encoding RadC family protein, producing the protein MARNGAGRSGGREAAPGSAGSEPAAPSGFDEAEPHFLGHRERLRERFRSGGGEALPDYELLELVLFRAVPRADVKPLAKALIDRFGSFAEAISAPPGRLREVKGVGEAIITELKLIGAAVERVTRGQVRARPVLSSWSAVIAHCRASMAFVEQEQFRILFLDKRNQLILDEVQQRGTVDHTPVYPREVVKRALEVAASAIILVHNHPSGDPTPSHADIQMTKTIIDVAKPLGIEVHDHIIVGKDGHASLRGLRLI; encoded by the coding sequence ATGGCGCGCAACGGAGCAGGGCGCAGCGGCGGCCGCGAGGCCGCGCCGGGGTCCGCCGGGAGCGAGCCGGCCGCGCCTTCCGGCTTCGACGAGGCGGAGCCGCATTTCCTCGGCCATCGCGAGCGGCTGCGCGAGCGCTTCCGCAGCGGGGGCGGGGAGGCGCTGCCGGACTACGAACTGCTCGAACTCGTGCTGTTCCGCGCCGTGCCGCGCGCCGATGTAAAGCCGCTCGCCAAGGCTCTGATCGACCGTTTCGGCTCCTTCGCCGAGGCGATCAGCGCCCCGCCCGGGCGGCTGCGTGAGGTGAAAGGGGTGGGCGAAGCCATCATCACCGAGCTGAAGCTGATCGGCGCGGCGGTGGAGCGGGTGACGCGCGGCCAGGTGCGCGCCCGCCCGGTGCTGTCCTCCTGGAGCGCGGTCATCGCCCATTGCCGGGCCAGCATGGCCTTTGTCGAGCAGGAGCAGTTCCGCATCCTGTTCCTCGACAAGCGCAACCAGCTCATCCTCGACGAGGTGCAGCAGCGCGGCACGGTGGACCACACGCCGGTCTATCCGCGCGAGGTGGTGAAGCGGGCACTGGAAGTGGCGGCGAGCGCGATCATCCTCGTGCACAACCATCCGAGCGGCGATCCCACCCCGTCCCATGCCGACATCCAGATGACCAAGACCATCATCGACGTGGCCAAGCCGCTCGGCATCGAGGTGCATGACCACATCATCGTCGGCAAGGACGGCCACGCCTCGCTGCGCGGGCTGCGGCTGATTTGA
- a CDS encoding sugar kinase yields MAQVISIGEVMVELARGADGRFSQGVGGDTFNTAVYLARAGVDTAYATALGDDPYSDAIRASAQAEGLDISLMARVPGRTAGLYLIDIDAAGERSFTYWRDSAPARELFELPGWEGMCEALIEAKLIYLSGITLSLYSNAGLGRLLATIEFARERGTRVVFDGNFRPRNWRGDVARARAVYAEALKRTSIALPTFEDEATLWGDGSPTATAERLATFGVQEIVVKNGAEGALVVSGGQAQLVAIPQPVVPVDTTAAGDSFNAAYLAARLAGEAPAAAAEAGHQLAGRVIRHRGALLPRHANA; encoded by the coding sequence ATGGCCCAGGTAATTTCCATCGGCGAAGTGATGGTCGAACTGGCCCGCGGCGCCGATGGCCGCTTCAGCCAGGGCGTCGGCGGCGATACCTTCAACACCGCCGTCTATCTCGCCCGCGCCGGCGTCGACACCGCCTATGCCACCGCGCTGGGCGACGATCCCTATTCCGACGCCATCCGCGCCTCCGCCCAGGCCGAGGGGCTCGACATCAGCCTGATGGCCCGCGTGCCCGGCCGCACCGCCGGGCTCTATCTCATCGACATCGACGCGGCGGGCGAGCGCAGCTTCACCTATTGGCGCGACAGCGCCCCCGCGCGCGAGCTGTTCGAACTGCCCGGCTGGGAGGGGATGTGCGAGGCGCTGATCGAGGCCAAGCTCATCTATCTCTCCGGCATCACCCTCTCGCTCTATTCGAATGCCGGACTGGGCCGCCTGCTGGCGACGATCGAATTCGCCCGCGAGCGCGGCACGCGCGTCGTGTTCGACGGCAATTTCCGCCCGCGCAACTGGCGCGGCGACGTGGCCCGCGCCCGCGCCGTCTATGCCGAGGCGCTGAAGCGCACCTCCATCGCCCTGCCGACCTTCGAGGATGAGGCGACGCTGTGGGGCGATGGTTCCCCCACCGCCACCGCCGAGCGGCTCGCCACCTTCGGCGTGCAGGAAATCGTGGTGAAGAACGGCGCCGAGGGCGCGCTGGTCGTGAGTGGTGGCCAGGCGCAGCTGGTCGCCATACCCCAGCCCGTCGTGCCGGTGGACACCACCGCCGCCGGCGACAGTTTCAACGCCGCCTATCTCGCCGCGCGCCTTGCCGGCGAAGCCCCGGCGGCGGCAGCGGAGGCCGGGCACCAACTCGCCGGTCGCGTCATCCGCCACCGCGGCGCCCTTCTGCCGCGCCACGCCAATGCCTGA
- a CDS encoding lysozyme inhibitor LprI family protein — protein MTDRSRLGLHLLAAPLLLGLGGIAVAAATDPAACRREHAEPRAYLDCLGALQAAGESALERSVTGVLAAIEARADLQPAQRRRWSSLFEEAQGRFVHWRNFECQSIAPFEGEGPKQSIGGRLGGSGVMEQRLICLIGLNGQRARDLETRYAPEGGWPPAAPAAPAPPAEAAAAPPTPPAGAPRIIMIAP, from the coding sequence ATGACCGACCGAAGCCGCCTCGGCCTTCACCTTCTTGCCGCGCCGCTTCTGCTCGGGCTCGGCGGCATCGCCGTCGCGGCCGCGACTGACCCTGCGGCCTGCCGGCGCGAACACGCCGAGCCGCGCGCTTATCTCGACTGCCTTGGCGCGCTGCAGGCGGCGGGCGAAAGCGCGCTGGAACGCAGCGTCACCGGCGTGCTCGCCGCCATCGAGGCGCGGGCCGATCTGCAGCCGGCGCAGCGCCGCCGCTGGAGTTCGCTGTTCGAGGAGGCGCAGGGGCGTTTCGTCCACTGGCGCAATTTCGAGTGCCAGAGCATCGCCCCGTTCGAAGGCGAGGGCCCAAAGCAGAGCATTGGCGGGCGGCTCGGCGGGTCGGGCGTCATGGAACAGCGGCTGATCTGCCTGATCGGCCTCAACGGGCAGCGCGCCCGCGACCTCGAAACCCGCTACGCGCCGGAAGGCGGCTGGCCGCCGGCCGCTCCTGCGGCGCCCGCGCCGCCCGCCGAGGCCGCCGCCGCCCCGCCCACCCCGCCCGCCGGCGCGCCGCGCATCATCATGATCGCGCCGTGA
- a CDS encoding lytic murein transglycosylase, translating into MRRWKNSIGRMAALVALAAPLAFSSAASAQENCGRSGAGFDAWLAGFKQQAVAEGVSPRTVAAALNGLTYAPDIVGTDRGQKVFGQSFFQFSDRMVANYRIQQGRQKIQANPDLFSRIEQRFGVPGAVLVAFWGLETDFGAFMGDKPTIRSVATLAWDCRRAEMFRTQLMAALKIIDRGDLTVQTMRGPWAGELGQFQFLPDHYLNYGVDFDGDGRVDLIRSAPDALASAANYIKALGWKAGQPWLEEVRVPPNLPWDQADLSIKIPRAQWARMGVVRAGGGQLPADQLPASLLLPMGRNGPAFLVYPNFDVFTEWNNSLTYATSAAYLASRVAGAGPFNRGQGDKIPVLSMAEVKDLQTLLNARGHHVGRVDGIVGAATRQAIKVEQMRLGLPADSYPTPELVAALRAGK; encoded by the coding sequence ATGCGCCGCTGGAAGAATTCGATCGGCCGGATGGCCGCACTGGTGGCGCTGGCCGCGCCTTTGGCCTTCTCCTCCGCCGCCTCGGCGCAGGAGAATTGCGGGCGCAGCGGCGCCGGCTTCGACGCCTGGCTTGCCGGCTTCAAGCAGCAGGCGGTGGCGGAAGGCGTGTCGCCGCGCACGGTGGCGGCGGCGCTCAACGGCCTGACCTATGCCCCCGACATTGTCGGAACCGATCGCGGGCAGAAGGTGTTCGGCCAGAGCTTCTTCCAGTTCTCCGACCGCATGGTGGCGAATTATCGCATCCAGCAGGGCCGGCAGAAGATCCAGGCCAATCCCGATCTGTTCAGCCGCATCGAGCAGCGATTCGGCGTGCCGGGCGCGGTGCTGGTGGCGTTCTGGGGGCTGGAAACCGATTTCGGCGCCTTCATGGGCGACAAGCCGACCATCCGCTCCGTCGCCACGCTGGCCTGGGACTGCCGGCGCGCGGAAATGTTCCGCACCCAGCTGATGGCGGCGTTGAAGATCATCGATCGCGGCGACCTCACCGTGCAGACGATGCGCGGGCCGTGGGCGGGGGAACTCGGCCAGTTCCAGTTCCTGCCCGACCATTATCTCAACTATGGCGTCGATTTCGACGGCGACGGGCGGGTCGATCTCATCCGCTCGGCGCCCGACGCGCTGGCCTCGGCGGCCAATTACATCAAGGCGCTGGGCTGGAAGGCCGGTCAGCCCTGGCTGGAAGAGGTGCGCGTGCCGCCCAACCTGCCCTGGGACCAGGCGGACCTGTCGATCAAGATTCCCCGCGCGCAATGGGCGCGCATGGGCGTGGTGCGGGCGGGCGGTGGCCAGCTTCCCGCCGACCAGCTTCCCGCCTCGCTGCTGCTGCCGATGGGGCGCAACGGCCCGGCCTTCCTCGTCTATCCCAATTTCGATGTGTTCACCGAGTGGAACAACTCGCTGACCTACGCCACGTCAGCCGCCTATCTCGCCTCGCGCGTCGCTGGCGCCGGGCCGTTCAACCGGGGGCAGGGCGACAAGATTCCGGTGCTCTCCATGGCCGAGGTGAAGGACCTGCAGACGCTGCTCAACGCGCGCGGGCACCATGTGGGCCGGGTCGACGGCATCGTCGGGGCGGCGACGCGGCAGGCGATCAAGGTCGAGCAGATGCGGCTCGGCCTGCCGGCCGACTCCTATCCGACGCCGGAGCTGGTGGCGGCGCTGCGCGCGGGCAAGTGA
- a CDS encoding protease inhibitor Inh/omp19 family protein, with protein sequence MPAPRRPARRRPRVAAALVAGVLALAHGAPASAQESDIPEPATLAAEYRLTNADGDRVCLLTLSEKPQGRARSPARFEVALDRQACAGAILFSVDIASWSPGPGNAIRLQGPDGALVAEFTEGVGGTWEALREGDGVYFLVNPRLADPALHAADLVGMWDMAEQAGKPLCRLELTNAEAGGGTFRARLAKGCPARLVALAPDRWRLDGGSLVLLTARGEGLRFAAQEDGGWEKVPPDEGTPLLLSRP encoded by the coding sequence ATGCCGGCGCCCCGCCGCCCCGCCCGCCGCCGCCCGCGTGTCGCCGCCGCGCTCGTCGCCGGCGTGCTCGCGCTTGCCCACGGAGCACCGGCCAGCGCGCAGGAAAGCGACATTCCCGAGCCGGCCACGCTCGCGGCCGAGTATCGGCTGACCAATGCCGATGGCGACCGGGTGTGTCTTCTCACCCTGTCCGAGAAACCGCAGGGCCGGGCCCGCAGCCCGGCGCGCTTCGAGGTCGCCCTCGACCGGCAGGCCTGCGCCGGCGCCATCCTGTTCAGCGTCGACATCGCCTCCTGGTCGCCCGGCCCCGGCAATGCCATCCGGCTGCAGGGACCGGATGGCGCGCTGGTGGCGGAGTTTACGGAAGGCGTCGGCGGCACCTGGGAGGCGCTGCGCGAGGGCGATGGGGTGTATTTCCTCGTCAATCCGCGCCTCGCCGATCCCGCCCTGCACGCCGCCGATCTCGTCGGCATGTGGGACATGGCCGAGCAGGCGGGCAAGCCGCTGTGCCGGCTCGAACTCACCAATGCCGAGGCCGGCGGCGGCACCTTCCGCGCGCGCCTTGCCAAGGGCTGCCCGGCGCGGCTGGTGGCGCTGGCGCCGGACCGCTGGCGGCTCGACGGCGGCAGCCTGGTGCTGCTCACCGCGCGTGGCGAGGGCCTGCGCTTCGCCGCGCAGGAAGATGGCGGCTGGGAGAAGGTGCCGCCCGACGAGGGAACGCCGCTGCTGCTGAGCCGCCCCTGA
- a CDS encoding flavin monoamine oxidase family protein, with product MTTDTSPRGFSRRTLLAGTAATLGALAAPPLAAPARAQARTGNPIEVLVLGAGMSGLTAALALQRRGHKVTVIERQGRIGGRLLSLPLGDGMFTEAGGGHFRSDMPLVLNYVRHFNLPLLSLNDGLPVYMVDGKTAKSADITNWPWDLTAEERNVTVSANLNRYLFRAGLDTNTVLSPDWPDEDLLDRLDDITLEDLLRPVGASPAFLKLLAANAGLFTPYAQTLSIIPDLAYHFGDQNVFRIQGGNNRLPMAMANALGRSNIVLDAQVVRIDQTGPRIRVGTKDGKEFTGDAIVSTIPFSVMDEVEVTPAWSAGKARMFAEMEWDKTVKVIVKTREPTWLAHNVRGWPMAGGDRPWERFIDITGNEPGGHGSGFFYLNGENADRVLAAPREVRAQQVVDLFQQDLPGLLGDVVSVSDFAWSEQPWIRGSFGSTPVGGGWMVKEWTAPEGRIHFAGDFTTLKTGWVEGAIESGLRAARQIDPEARPLSGAR from the coding sequence ATGACGACCGATACGTCCCCCCGTGGCTTTTCGCGCCGCACGCTGCTGGCCGGCACCGCCGCGACCTTGGGGGCGCTCGCCGCCCCGCCGCTGGCGGCCCCGGCGCGGGCGCAGGCGCGCACCGGCAACCCCATCGAGGTTCTGGTGCTCGGCGCCGGCATGTCCGGCCTCACCGCCGCGCTCGCGCTGCAGCGGCGCGGCCACAAGGTGACGGTGATCGAGCGGCAGGGACGCATCGGCGGCCGGCTGCTCTCTCTGCCCTTGGGTGACGGCATGTTCACCGAGGCGGGCGGCGGCCATTTCCGCTCCGACATGCCGCTGGTGCTGAACTATGTGCGCCATTTCAACCTGCCGCTGCTCAGCCTGAATGACGGGCTGCCGGTCTATATGGTGGACGGCAAGACCGCGAAATCGGCCGACATCACCAACTGGCCGTGGGACCTGACGGCGGAAGAGCGCAACGTCACCGTCTCCGCCAATCTCAACCGCTATCTGTTCCGCGCCGGGCTCGACACCAACACCGTGCTCAGCCCCGACTGGCCGGACGAGGACCTGCTCGACCGGCTCGACGACATCACGCTGGAGGACCTGCTGCGCCCGGTGGGCGCCTCGCCCGCCTTCCTCAAGCTGCTCGCCGCCAATGCCGGGCTGTTCACCCCCTACGCGCAGACGCTCAGCATCATTCCCGACCTCGCCTATCATTTCGGCGACCAGAACGTGTTCCGCATCCAGGGCGGCAATAACCGCCTGCCGATGGCGATGGCCAATGCCCTCGGCCGTAGCAATATCGTGCTCGACGCGCAGGTGGTCCGCATCGACCAGACCGGCCCGCGCATCCGCGTCGGCACCAAGGACGGCAAGGAGTTCACCGGCGACGCCATCGTCTCCACCATCCCCTTCAGCGTGATGGACGAGGTCGAGGTCACGCCCGCCTGGTCCGCCGGCAAGGCACGCATGTTCGCCGAAATGGAGTGGGACAAGACGGTCAAGGTCATCGTCAAGACCCGGGAGCCGACCTGGCTCGCCCATAATGTGCGCGGCTGGCCGATGGCCGGCGGCGACCGGCCGTGGGAGCGCTTCATCGACATCACCGGCAACGAGCCCGGCGGCCATGGCAGTGGCTTCTTCTACCTCAATGGCGAGAATGCCGACCGCGTGCTCGCCGCCCCGCGCGAGGTGCGGGCGCAGCAGGTGGTGGACCTGTTCCAGCAGGACCTGCCGGGGCTGCTCGGCGATGTCGTCAGCGTCAGCGATTTCGCCTGGAGCGAACAGCCCTGGATTCGCGGCTCCTTCGGCTCCACCCCGGTCGGCGGCGGCTGGATGGTGAAGGAATGGACCGCACCGGAAGGGCGCATCCATTTCGCCGGCGACTTCACCACGCTGAAGACCGGCTGGGTCGAAGGCGCCATCGAATCCGGCCTGCGCGCCGCCCGGCAGATCGACCCGGAGGCGCGCCCGCTCTCCGGCGCGCGCTGA
- a CDS encoding cation diffusion facilitator family transporter: MTVSSRIALINVGVSLAVLGLKYLAFLLTGSVALYSDALESIVNVATAITAVLALRVSAKPADAAHPYGYAKAEYFSAVIVGVLIVVAAISILREVYLGWLEPHSFDASPQGLAINAAATVINGIWCAVLIREGRRARSPALAADGRHLFTDVLSSAGVLLGVVLAVLSGWEKLDLVLAGLVAVNILWSGWSVLKESVGGLMDQAVPAETLERIRKRIAAEATGAIEAHDLRTRQAGRMTFVDFHLVVPGDMPVSEAHAICDRIEDALEAEVADILVNIHVEPEVKAKQQGVPVL; the protein is encoded by the coding sequence ATGACTGTCTCCTCGCGGATCGCCTTGATCAATGTCGGCGTCAGCCTCGCCGTGCTGGGGCTGAAATATCTCGCCTTCCTGCTCACCGGCAGCGTCGCGCTGTATTCGGACGCGCTGGAGAGCATCGTCAATGTGGCAACCGCCATCACGGCGGTGCTGGCGCTGCGGGTCAGCGCCAAGCCGGCCGATGCCGCCCATCCCTATGGCTATGCCAAGGCCGAGTATTTCTCCGCCGTCATCGTCGGCGTGCTGATCGTGGTGGCGGCGATCTCGATCCTGCGCGAGGTCTATCTCGGCTGGCTGGAACCGCACAGCTTCGATGCCTCGCCGCAGGGTCTGGCGATCAACGCCGCCGCGACGGTCATCAACGGCATCTGGTGCGCGGTGCTGATCCGCGAAGGCCGGCGCGCGCGCTCCCCCGCTCTGGCGGCCGACGGGCGGCATCTGTTCACCGATGTGCTGTCCTCGGCCGGCGTGCTGCTCGGCGTGGTGCTGGCGGTGCTGTCGGGCTGGGAGAAGCTCGATCTCGTGCTCGCCGGCCTCGTCGCGGTCAACATCCTCTGGTCGGGCTGGTCGGTACTGAAGGAGAGCGTCGGCGGGCTGATGGATCAGGCCGTGCCGGCGGAGACGCTGGAGCGCATCCGCAAGCGCATCGCCGCCGAGGCCACCGGCGCCATCGAGGCGCATGATCTGCGCACCCGCCAGGCCGGACGCATGACCTTCGTCGATTTCCACCTCGTCGTGCCCGGCGACATGCCGGTCAGCGAAGCCCACGCCATCTGCGACCGTATCGAGGACGCGCTGGAAGCGGAGGTTGCCGATATCCTGGTCAACATCCATGTCGAGCCGGAAGTGAAGGCCAAGCAGCAGGGCGTGCCGGTTCTCTGA
- the map gene encoding type I methionyl aminopeptidase → MSYVEAAGAPLRKTGHIKLHGPEGFAGMRKAGQLTAQALDLVHELVAPGVTTDAIDRLVFEFAMDHGALPATLMYRGYRKSTCTSINHVVCHGIPNDKPLREGDIVNVDVTLIVDGWYGDSSRMYPVGEIPRRAERLLDVTYESLMRGIAEVKPGKHVGDIGAAIQDFVEPLHMSVVRDFCGHGVGQVFHDEPNIVHVGRRGDGPELMPGMIFTIEPMINLGRPHVKVLSDGWTAVTRDRSLSAQFEHTVGVTETGCEIFTLSPKGYHKPIFSND, encoded by the coding sequence ATGAGCTATGTGGAGGCGGCCGGCGCGCCGCTGCGCAAGACCGGCCATATCAAGCTGCATGGCCCCGAAGGCTTTGCCGGCATGCGCAAGGCCGGGCAGCTGACGGCGCAGGCGCTCGACCTCGTGCATGAGCTTGTGGCGCCGGGCGTGACCACCGACGCCATCGACCGGCTGGTGTTCGAGTTCGCGATGGACCATGGCGCGCTGCCGGCGACGCTGATGTATCGCGGCTACCGCAAATCCACCTGTACCTCGATCAACCATGTCGTCTGCCACGGCATTCCCAACGACAAGCCGCTGCGCGAGGGCGACATCGTCAATGTCGATGTGACGCTGATCGTCGATGGCTGGTATGGCGATTCGAGCCGGATGTACCCGGTGGGCGAGATTCCCCGCCGCGCCGAGCGGCTGCTGGACGTGACCTATGAATCGCTGATGCGCGGCATCGCCGAGGTGAAGCCCGGCAAGCATGTCGGCGATATCGGCGCGGCGATCCAGGATTTCGTCGAGCCGCTGCATATGAGCGTGGTGCGCGATTTCTGCGGCCATGGCGTCGGCCAGGTGTTCCACGACGAGCCCAACATTGTGCATGTCGGCCGGCGCGGCGACGGGCCGGAGCTGATGCCCGGCATGATCTTCACCATCGAGCCGATGATCAATCTCGGCCGCCCGCATGTGAAGGTGCTGTCCGACGGCTGGACGGCGGTGACGCGCGACCGTTCACTCTCTGCCCAGTTCGAGCACACGGTGGGCGTGACGGAGACGGGGTGCGAGATTTTCACCCTCTCGCCCAAGGGCTATCACAAGCCGATCTTCAGCAACGACTGA
- a CDS encoding GNAT family N-acetyltransferase, whose translation MTGPLSELSAPPALPIGPLVDTAPAQRPVRTVLAGRFVDLVPFDLAAHGPALYAASHGPESEAIFAYLPSGPYADYAAFAAYYGPAAERDDPLLFAIIDKATGVAVGHATYLRIDPPNRTIEVGHILYTPALMRTPGGTEAMYLMARHVFETLGYRRYEWKCNALNAPSRRAAERYGFRFEGIFRHHMIIKGRNRDTAWFSILEEEWPQIAVAMETWLAPENFDAAGRQLVSLSVLNARTLEVEGRTLRRADLADLPAVETLQRAAYARNRILLGVEPVPLLWDYARVFREREVWVLEGADGIAAVAILQPRGDDLLADSLAACPRAQGFGHGNLLLAAAEARARALGRDTVRLYTGEPLEANINWYRRKGYAIERVEQLPDRRLVHMAKPLG comes from the coding sequence ATGACTGGGCCGCTAAGTGAGCTTTCCGCGCCGCCGGCACTGCCGATCGGGCCCTTGGTCGACACCGCGCCAGCGCAGCGGCCCGTGCGCACGGTGCTCGCCGGCCGCTTCGTCGACCTCGTGCCCTTCGATCTCGCCGCCCATGGGCCGGCGCTGTACGCCGCCAGCCACGGGCCGGAGAGCGAGGCTATCTTCGCCTATCTCCCCAGCGGCCCCTATGCGGATTACGCCGCGTTCGCCGCCTATTACGGCCCGGCGGCGGAGCGCGACGACCCGCTGCTGTTCGCGATCATCGACAAGGCGACCGGCGTCGCGGTGGGCCATGCGACCTATCTGCGGATCGACCCGCCGAACCGCACGATCGAGGTCGGGCATATCCTCTACACGCCGGCGCTGATGCGCACGCCGGGCGGCACGGAAGCCATGTATCTCATGGCCCGCCATGTGTTCGAGACGCTGGGCTATCGCCGCTATGAGTGGAAGTGCAACGCGCTCAATGCCCCCTCGCGCCGGGCGGCGGAGCGCTATGGCTTCCGCTTCGAGGGGATTTTCCGCCACCACATGATCATCAAGGGCCGCAACCGCGACACGGCGTGGTTCTCCATCCTCGAAGAGGAATGGCCGCAGATCGCGGTGGCGATGGAGACATGGCTGGCACCGGAGAATTTCGACGCCGCCGGCCGGCAGCTGGTCTCGCTCTCCGTGCTCAACGCCCGCACGCTTGAGGTGGAAGGCCGCACGCTGCGCCGCGCCGACCTTGCCGATCTTCCCGCTGTCGAGACGCTGCAGCGCGCCGCCTATGCCCGCAACCGCATCCTGCTCGGGGTCGAGCCGGTGCCGCTCTTGTGGGATTACGCCCGCGTGTTCCGCGAGCGCGAGGTGTGGGTGCTGGAGGGCGCCGACGGCATCGCCGCCGTCGCCATTCTCCAGCCGCGCGGCGACGACCTGCTGGCCGACAGCCTCGCCGCCTGCCCGCGGGCGCAGGGTTTCGGCCATGGCAATCTGCTGCTGGCGGCGGCGGAGGCGCGGGCCCGCGCGCTCGGGCGGGACACGGTGCGGCTCTATACGGGCGAGCCGCTGGAAGCCAACATCAACTGGTACCGCCGCAAGGGCTACGCCATCGAGCGGGTGGAGCAACTGCCCGACCGGCGGCTGGTGCATATGGCCAAGCCGCTGGGGTGA
- a CDS encoding SDR family NAD(P)-dependent oxidoreductase, with product MDLGLKGLRAVVTGGTKGIGLAIAETLAAEGCDVALCSRNGAEAEATAARLAESGVKTLGAAADVSDGAALASLVDKAAEAFGGLDIVVANVSALAVGHDEEHWKKGFETDLMGTVRLVNAAMPYLEKSAAASIVTISSVSGREIDFACGPYGVFKAALIHYTQGLAFQLAPKKIRANTVSPGNTYFDGGIWNQIKDGNPTLFAEALALNPTGRMATPQEIANAAVFLASPAASFIYGTNLVVDGALTRGVQL from the coding sequence ATGGATCTCGGACTCAAGGGACTGCGCGCCGTCGTCACCGGTGGCACCAAGGGCATCGGCCTCGCCATCGCCGAGACCCTGGCCGCCGAGGGCTGCGATGTCGCCCTGTGCAGCCGCAACGGTGCGGAGGCGGAAGCCACCGCCGCGCGGCTGGCGGAAAGCGGCGTGAAGACGCTGGGCGCGGCGGCGGATGTGTCCGACGGCGCCGCCCTGGCCAGCCTGGTGGACAAGGCGGCGGAAGCGTTCGGCGGGCTCGACATCGTCGTCGCCAATGTCAGCGCGCTGGCGGTCGGCCATGATGAGGAGCACTGGAAGAAGGGCTTCGAGACCGACCTGATGGGTACGGTGCGCCTCGTCAACGCCGCCATGCCTTATCTGGAAAAGAGCGCCGCCGCCTCCATCGTCACGATTTCCTCGGTGTCGGGCCGCGAGATCGATTTCGCCTGCGGTCCCTATGGCGTGTTCAAGGCGGCGCTCATTCACTATACGCAGGGCCTCGCCTTCCAGCTGGCGCCGAAGAAGATCCGCGCCAACACCGTCTCGCCGGGCAACACCTATTTCGACGGCGGCATCTGGAACCAGATCAAGGACGGCAACCCGACCCTGTTCGCCGAGGCGCTGGCCCTGAACCCGACCGGCCGCATGGCGACGCCGCAGGAAATCGCCAATGCCGCCGTCTTCCTGGCGAGCCCGGCGGCGAGCTTCATCTACGGCACCAATCTCGTCGTCGACGGCGCGCTGACCCGCGGCGTCCAGCTCTGA
- a CDS encoding pyridoxal phosphate-dependent aminotransferase — MMTPAARLPIQPVAAFDRIGEENAFAVLARAAALSAQGRDIINLGIGQPDFSTPGHIVDAAIKALRDGQHGYTPSVGIQPLREAVAGDIERRFGLGIDPGRVMIVPGGKVTMFSAILMLGEPGAEILYPDPGFPIYRSMIEFTGATPVPVPVREENGFGFSAAEALSLITERTRLVILNSPANPTGGVTPKAEIDAFIAGLAAHPQVAILSDEIYDQFLFDGEAHTTLLAYPEIRDRLILLNGWSKTYAMTGWRLGWALWPEGLFDAARKLAVNAWSCVNAPAQFGALAALTGPQDCVAEMVAEFDRRRHLVVDGLNALPGVRCAVPKGAFYAFPNITGTGWTSAKKLATALLDEAGVATIGGPDFGVFGEGYIRLSYANSAENISRALERMDAFLRKTPAA, encoded by the coding sequence ATGATGACGCCAGCCGCCCGCCTGCCGATCCAGCCCGTCGCCGCCTTCGACCGCATCGGCGAGGAGAACGCCTTCGCCGTGCTGGCGCGCGCCGCCGCCCTGTCGGCACAGGGGCGCGACATCATCAATCTCGGCATCGGCCAGCCGGATTTCTCAACGCCGGGCCACATTGTGGACGCCGCGATCAAGGCGCTGCGCGACGGCCAGCACGGCTACACCCCTTCCGTCGGCATCCAGCCGCTGCGCGAGGCGGTGGCGGGCGACATCGAGCGCCGCTTCGGCCTCGGCATCGACCCCGGCCGGGTGATGATCGTCCCCGGCGGCAAGGTGACGATGTTCTCGGCCATCCTGATGCTCGGCGAGCCGGGGGCGGAAATCCTCTATCCCGACCCCGGCTTTCCCATCTATCGCTCGATGATCGAGTTCACCGGCGCCACCCCGGTGCCGGTGCCGGTGCGCGAGGAGAATGGCTTCGGCTTCTCCGCCGCCGAGGCGCTCTCGCTCATCACCGAGCGCACCCGCCTCGTCATCCTCAATTCGCCGGCCAACCCGACCGGCGGTGTGACCCCCAAGGCCGAGATCGACGCCTTCATTGCCGGGCTGGCCGCGCACCCGCAGGTCGCGATCCTCTCCGACGAGATTTATGACCAGTTCCTGTTCGACGGCGAAGCCCACACCACCCTGCTCGCCTACCCCGAAATCCGCGACCGGCTGATCCTGCTCAATGGCTGGTCGAAGACCTATGCGATGACCGGCTGGCGGCTCGGCTGGGCGCTGTGGCCGGAAGGGCTGTTCGACGCCGCGCGCAAGCTCGCGGTCAATGCGTGGTCCTGCGTCAACGCCCCGGCGCAGTTCGGCGCGCTCGCCGCGCTCACCGGCCCGCAGGACTGCGTGGCGGAAATGGTCGCCGAGTTCGACCGGCGGCGCCATCTGGTGGTGGACGGGCTCAACGCCCTGCCGGGCGTGCGCTGCGCCGTGCCGAAGGGCGCCTTCTACGCCTTCCCCAACATTACGGGCACCGGCTGGACCTCGGCCAAGAAGCTCGCCACCGCCTTGCTCGACGAGGCCGGCGTCGCCACCATAGGCGGGCCGGATTTCGGCGTGTTCGGCGAGGGCTATATCCGCCTGTCCTATGCCAACTCGGCCGAGAACATCTCCCGCGCGCTGGAGCGCATGGACGCGTTCCTGCGCAAGACGCCCGCCGCCTGA